The window GCGAGTCAAACATGTGTATGAAGGACTGGCGCGGATCGAGACCTACCCATGGCTTGGATTCCTCTACTATCCTTACAGTAAGTGGTAATCctaatatttatgtatcatGGTGACCTTGGGTTTGTATGTATGAGTTGAATCGAGGAGGTTTGAACGCGACTTTGTCAGAGTTAGATATATGTACtgtcttaattattttaggacATCACTGAGAACCGGTGAAAAAAAAGATCGATCGCGAGGAAACTGAAATCCCGACTCACAGTAAGCGGGTGTGGTGATCAACGATCCTAATTTGGGACGAGGCCTGAGCCCGGCTGTGGGACGTATATGGcctagttttataattaatataagtaCGAATCCATTGACGACCTTCTTCTTCTTCCTGTTACTTAGGGATGGGTTTCCTGATTCGTCTGCATCAGGAAAAGCCTTGAGTAGTTTTTAAGCAAATAGGCTTCGATAAGGTATGTTTCACATCTAGTGCAAGctgttacattattaatattaattcattttcttttcctCTTTAGCGTTTAAGAAAAGATTCACGACGGCCGTGGTTTTGGTGACAAAACAGATTGCGCTTGCATCAGCTGCGGAGATCGACGCTATGCCAAAAACGGATTTCAGGTAATCATTCGATATTTTAGAAATCGTCTATGTCTTGCTTTTAATGTTCATGGTGTATCCCCTGATTATTAGTtatgtttttcaaattaattgtttttcttttatgtttgcTACTTCAAATTTCAGACTGGATGACTCGTTTGTCTTACTTGGTCATTAAACgtgaaatttgacttaaaaattaTCGAGTTTGGCCCAGTGGTTGTGAGGGTTATAAGATTTTGctctaaaaaaatgtatgtgtacatataaacgtaaataatatttattgtttttattttaaaactctcAACTCTTCAGTATTCATaattgtttgtgtttatgttattatgtGATTGTAACGCGACTCGGTCAGTTCATCTCGTAACAACGTTGtaagaaaatacattaacatctttgcttctttaaaataagaaggTCTATGTAATCGTAAACATGTGGGAGAATGTTGAGAAAAGATAAAAGTGAAAGGTTTCGCTTTCTGTCCCCCAAATATttaacggttcgaccgatttttattaaaaagcgaGTATTCTCagacactcgcacataattcatctaaattaataaaaaaacaaacttaattgaaaCCGTTCGGAAGCTataatgccacagacagacagacacacagacacgtcaaacttataacactcgTCTCTTTACGTTGGGGTTACGATAAATAGCTCTGTCTATCTGGAATAAACTTGAATACTTTTGAACTCGGTTCCGTCAAGTATACAATATCTCGAGCATTTTCTAAACGCCGCCTGAAATCTGACAATCAACTAGACaggtaaaaactaaaaaatacaagctttacCGTTGTGAATACTCTCATTTTCTGATGTTCAGTGAGAATTTAAACCCAGGAAAGTGAAGCTTTgccagacaaaaataaaaatatgcaagaCAGCTAAGTCGTTACTACCTGAAAGTTGATCATTAATAATTAGGCTGTAAAGTTTGTAGCATACCTATCAAGCTGTGAAGGGCGGGCGATACGACGTGCATCTATAGATAGTTATCTATAGATCTTATCTATAGATagtgcgcttggtggtacgtggtctccactccagaacttttctgccccatcggccgtccaatcttcgcgctatgtggcccgcccattgccacttcagcttgctaatcctaAGGGTTAGCAATACCATGAActgctggagaaattatggagaggcctatgtccagcagtggactgctataggctgagatgatgatgatgatgatttgacTAGCAGTCCCAGATAAGGTTCTTTTGCCATACTGCAAATTCGCGACCTCGCCACCgtgttagctcatgattaaggactccggttaagTTCGacactagtcgggcgatcccaaACCGCTGAATgattgaataatgttttttgtttataatgtctGCGTTTAGTTACTagtattcattttattctaGGTCAAGAGCTAGAGTAGTCTTAGGCTACAACTGCAGCGCTCCCGGTATCGGCATACGAGACTACTCCTATCACCCGGACTTCGCTAAGGATACATTCAGTACACTTGCTATGATACAACTGGAAACAGATCATGTGAGAGTGGGTAAGCAGACAAGTTACGTTTCCTGCTTAGCAGTGAACgtttaaagtaagaaaaaataaaaataacattcaatttcTCCGCTAACGACATTTCCTTAATGTTGAACTGACTAGTTATGGTCAGGTTACCTGTCAAAACGGAATAAacttgaattattatatttctttctaATGCGATGTTACATTGTTTTggtttacttaattttattaaaccgAGTAAGGTTCacagttttacttttgtttcagAGTTACGCCCTATCTGTCGTCCTCCATCACATTTTAACAATCAGCAGTTCTTTGCCATGGTTTTGTCTGATAGTAAGTATGCTTTTAACAGAAAGAGTCatacttaatatgtttttttataaaatcaccACACAATGGGAGCCAGCGGATGGACTCTGAAGCCGTGGGTGGCCTAGGAAATGGGGACGGTACGATCGAAACGCGTGAGCTGGTTCCATTTACCCTAGGACAGAGAACCGTGGACGGATTTAAGGAATCCTATTCTCAgtagtgggacacagtgggcttcacaaaaattacaaaagtcaTTAGAAAGTTTGGCGTTTGTTTGCAATACGGCAAATATATGCTAAAACATTCTAGATAATGTATAAAGCACTGCCTTTATTTTTAGACTGTTTGTACTCCAGAGTGAGAGTGTATAAGATGGAATATGTATCTCCTGAAGCTTGCAAGAATTACTACAGAAGAACTGGAGTAAGTATGTCCAATATCGATACCATTGTGTAGGTTTtctaaattacaatataattataaaaggcCTCAATCATGTAATGAGACGAAAAACACAACTAGATTGGTGGGTGAAAAATGGGAGAGTATATTCCGAATAGTGCAAGGCGCCCTGTAGCCAGGTGGGGTGATTCGTAAGGCAACGGCCAGGGATTTTAGGTGGAGAGCTGAAGGTTAAGCTCAGTGGCGTACCGTGGGAGAAGCCCATGCCCTGTAGAGGACTGAGACgatctgatgatgatgatcatgatgagattttttattcagaaataaaaaaagaatgtttccAGTACCTTTGAATTTGTGCTAATAGAACGATCATAGAGAAGTTGAGTTTTTGAACTGTGTTACCAAAAATAATGAGACAAATTATCTTATAAatgatgttataaaataacagaCAGCGACTCCTCTAACGAGCCTGATCTACCGAGGTCAGAGGCCCAGAGTGCATGAAAAATTgcgaatagatttttttatctaaagtaGTACATGATGGACAGATAAACGTATTTCAGTTGGACATTGACACGATGTGGCCATCGCACACGGCTTGTGCCAGGAGTGTGAGAGGAGGTCACTGCGTCTGGCGCAGCGGAGCTATCCTCGTCGTGAAGATGGGGACACGATGGAGATTGGTAAGTATTACCGTGCTGGTGTAAAATTGCAAAAATCGCTTCTTGCCAGCATCCTGTCATCAGATTCCTTCTTTATGGTGATGGCAGTTGGAACAGTTCGATTCGCAACCGGAACGCCGCGTCAGCTAATGGTTAAGGACACCAGTTGAGTCCGAAACTCTTCGGGCTATCTTGACGTACAATGTACGAAGTTACGTATGCGTAACCTCGATTAAATAAATCCACCTCCTTCCAAAAATGTATGATGGGGAGTGGAGGGGGTTGGGAAGTAAGTGTTTTTTATGTGGGTTTCGTTTGCTGTCGATGGTTCTTTCCATATGAGTGAGGATATTGTTGGACTTGGTTATCAATATGAGTGAGGATATTGTTGAGATTTGCACaggttatttttagaaaacaaatcgacaaggaaatagaaaataaatttatacggATGGTTACAAGTGACAGGGACTAAAAACCTAAAACCTTGCTTTACAATAAAAGAGAAAACGGATTCCATTAAGGTTATTCACTTTCAGCTAGGTTTTGGAGTATACGGTCCTGGCTGTCAGGCTCCAGCCAGGTTCCTGGACTACGGCATGTACCATACTTGGGTAAAACGTAGCATCGAGAAGATCGGAATTCCAACAGTCAGCACTTTGGCAGACAACCACATAGTGTTACGACGAagtaagaaacatttaaaagtaactttcgtgagattttatttgtttgtgtctCCGGAATAGGCGTCCGTTCTTGCCCTTTGGTTGAATGCGACTAAAAGgaacgacaaaaaatatattttcgtcaAATGCTATTTATGGCAGTGAGAGAGACGTAGGTCGTCCGATAATGGCTAAGTAACACTATTCACCATGTGGCTTGATCTAACTATTTTATGGGACACCACGTCTAGTTAATTCTTTTTGTATATTGATTTTTTGTGGAAGTGGAAGGAGAAGGTTAAACATGAAAggtcaaaattatttacatcCTCATTATTGCAATTGTATTTTTCAGGCATGTCGAATGTCCAAAGATTTGGGCCTTGTGACACCGATGAGACAAAACGTATCATGTACTCTGACTACACAATGGTCAAACCAAGAGACGGAAGGATGGTGTATAATGTAAGTAAttagttcatcatcatcatcatccacagcctttatcctcccagtgctgggcataggcctcccctttctcgtgccattTTCTACGGTCCCGTGCTAGCCTCATctagactcgacccgagacctttattatatcatcgacccatcttgctcccggacgaacgacgcttcttttgccttatcttggccaccattctgtcaccgcctaaGTAATGAGTTACTTCTGTCTAATCAGAAGATTACAGGGCATTTGAACAAAAAAGCCGTCagatagatataaaattaaatcagatGTATGTACGtcataaaagaaatgaaagtaGTCAGTTAAAGTAGAGTTTAACCTGATAATCGTTAGTGGTGTACCACATTcgatttgtttcatttttgtaatGTCAATACAAACTAAACCAACGTTACTATCGTGataatgattcattattaaactaTGCAACTTTTTTTTTCCAGGTTTCAATATACTCGAACGTCGAATACGCTTGTGTTGTGATCAGGGCCGATAAACTATCGCAGATAGTTGAAAACTCCCCCAAGATCCACCTCCGACGCTGGTGCTCCAGCAGGCAGTTGACGTGCTCCAATTTCCAATTCATAGACATACATTTTTACGCAGAAGTGGAATTTGATATGAAGTTAGGTTTCAGCGTGATAGCGTATGGCAGGGAAGCGAGGACGATCAGCCCTCAAAAGGTCAACAGGTACCTCAATTCTGATATACGTCTACCAATCCCAGACTACAACGAAACCAAAGCAATTTACCAGCATAATCGGGCTGCATACCCCTGGTTTAGGAAACCTTAaagcttgtttaatttttgtatagtgagaaaatatggaaagaTTATGGAATTAAAAATGACGTAAACCAAGCAAAATTTCAGCAAACAAATTTCGGTAAAGTTCATTTTACctgttacttattaaatattattattagcctATAGCTGAGTGAAAACTTCGCaggttttaattagtttttttttcaacattatttagcACGTCTGACAAGTCACTTTAAATATGTCAGTCAAGTATCAaacagggtttttcatacaaaacTGTAAATTTCTGATATCATTCCAAAAATTATAACGGTTTAAAAACAGGAACATTTTGCCTCACTGGTCAATATTCTAGTATCGAACTTTTCCAAGACTCTACAAAGTTCATTTTAAAACGGAGTCCGAAGTTTGATTCCCATTTGCATAATTTGAACTGTCGAGAAATGAGAAGTCgttttgttaagtaaatgttACGGTATAAAATATAAGGGTCGCtgtataaagttcaaaataGTTTACTATTAGAATATTTATGTTTAGTAAAATTTTTCGGTTTAATATTTGagaacattttcaaattttttacttttgacgattatttattatacttcttttttgtttctgatGATTTGATTGAGAATGTAATAGTGCCATGTAGCAGTAagattgaaattgtaattttaagtttttttcataAGCATAATTACTATGCGAGAAAAGGATGGCAATAGATTTAGACTTATTATAGAAATAGAATGATGGACGAACGACACTTTACTTCTTCTTCTGGTATCAGAGCTTAAGCCATCTTACGTAATTTATTACACCCTTAAAAATTCAGAAGAATTCTGATTTCACTTTCTATATAAAGATGCTTACAGCCTAAAAGATGTTCAGAATTGTCATCGTAGGTTTTCTTATTGACTCTGATTTGGgttatgtacatatgtatgcaTGGTCTGtatgtgttttaaataattataagatttattaataaagattgttgtatttgactgtttttttattatcttgttcCTTAAGAGCTGTTTCCTTTTAAACAGATCCTTCGCTTCTCACATGAACGCCTCAGTTTAGAGCACCAGCTAACTCACAACGATTTTTTGCAGGTCTGCAGATGAAAGGCAAAAGTGTCATTTCTCCCTCCGTTATTTTGACAACGTGACATACACTTGTCACTTCCACAAAAAAATTGCTTTCATTGATGATAGAAATGTTCCTTTATAGGATACGTCGTGCAGTATTGTCACTTTGAAAATGTGGACCAGTTTTAGTTGATATAATGCCAGAGAGAGATTTAAGTGGGCGTTTCCCGCCATAATTCACAATTAGCAAGCCGCTATACGAATTTACAACGTCCAACGGCGCGTTGTGATGGAATCGAATATTCTGCTAATGGCAATTGTGGTGTTATACTCGTACGTATTCACTTATCGTATGCATATTAAAGCTCGTTTTTTGTAAGGACTAGTTTATTtgttgacaaatatttatatatgcattttttttaatatatagaCTTATTAggtgatgtttattttaataacgtatACCTAAAACCTTATACGTAAAATTCGTAAATAACTTTAGCACCTTACTCGCCCTTagtggctggaccgatttgaattgaatttcgTGTGTAGGTATATTGGTAAAGTATTTCTGAATCGCTTGGGAATACTATAGGATAGCACTGTTTTTCAAGGCACTTAGCATTTAGcgtcttaatataaataataaatggataTTGTTGTGATTTGAGTGTATCTTGTCAAATCAGGTGTTTTAGGTGTGAAATTAAagtaacttcaaaaataaactaaccaAAACTGGACTTCATAATAGCTAAGGAACATGACAAACCTAATGAGTTTAATTCGACAGATTTAGAATCATTACTTTGACTGTGTCTTTGTATAGGATTTGGTTTGTCTTGGTCGAGGCCAGACAATATTGTGTTAAACGATTACGGGCAGTTAGACACGAGTCAGAAGTCACTAATAATTTAACAAGTCGTGGATtacagaaaaatgaaaaatggacATCATATTAGACTGGTTTCATAACTGTTAGGGAGAATTGTTTGCTTTTGGGCGGAAGACATGTGTAGCGCTAAAATATTGTTACACAGCAACGCTGGTAAGAACTGCCGGTTGAGACCGTCCGCTGTAAAATGGTTACAGAATAGTTCGGGCGCATCCAAATGGGTGCCCCTACTCAGTGGGTCCTAAAGGAGCCTATGCCAGATTTTCAGAAAGGCGTATACGTGGCCCCGGTACTCTAAAGAGCAAAGGAAAGAACATGGATGGGTTTTAGTTCGTAAAAGTCTGACTCTCCTCTCAATCTAAAGCGGGAGGAGTCATTGGATGACTTTCGATCCGGACCATTTcggtatttagaaataaaaagggATTTTTGCTCCATGCATGTTTCTTACAAGTAGCCTACATTTTCGTCAATGTAACTTCTGACCTGTGTCGTGTTCGACACGGCAAACTTGAATCCTGTATTTGCGTTGAAGACTCGATGTAAATTGATTATTCCTAATTTGATTTGAGGTTCAGTGGAAATCAACTATTGTTGACTATTGTTACTTTACTTAATGTTCGACCAAACTGTAGGGACAATTTGGTCTAACATTAAAGTCGGTAACGGTCGGACAAGtaaaatttaaggaaataatttttttttataagtctaTTTATAAACTACATGACGTTATTTTCTACTATTATATTGATTCACACTGAATAACTGTTGTGAATATTCAGACGCCTTGCTTTTTCTTAATCCATACAATTTAAACAACTGCCAATCTGACGTCTCGGGGCACCGCCTGTCCTCATAGCGGCGTTCGGTGGCGGTACCCTCTCGCCTCCAGCCCTGGTTTGATCTATGGTCCGGTGGGAGAAGGAGTGGAAAGCAGTCGCCTTCTGCGAAGCGGTCATGCTGGCAAGGGAGGCGGATGAACACGCGGGgctaatgaaatgaaatgaaatcatttattctgcaaataggatatttcatcacttttacatgtctttttataagaacgctggagtcgacatttcctatctgactaccctgagaagaaatgtcgaaacaaactcaggggtcgtagtctcttttaaagtccagacagttttaaaatgagagtaaagtgtataaactaatgcagagtatttcaatgaaatggataataatatacctgcataaggtttatacttacaaatataaatatattttggaaaagataaaaaaaaaacgcaaataagTTGCATattggattaaataataattattaagagcCAAGTGAACCAGCGGCCATGGTAGGCGATCCGGCTGTCGGGAGCCACGTGATGTTTCCCGGCCACCGTAGGCGGACGACCAGGCCCATGCCGTACGGCCCGTTCGTATTCCATGCGCCTCAAATAGATGGCAGCAAGTTTTGTGCAGCCCATTAGGGCAGATGCCTTCCGGGGCAGCGGGACTGTCTGAAAAGGTTACCGAGGCCCCGGTACATAAAGGGCAAACattacattatggaacgcaataaattattgagtattgagaagTCTGAcgctcccttccgctcaactcaAAGCGGAAAGAGTCACTTGAGGTtatcccatccgaaaaaaaaatgaccgAAGTCTATAATGTAGACTATCGTAGTCCGTATATTGatcaattgatttaaatatgtaCAATCCCATATACCTTCGTGATATAAACTCGAACCcacacaaatacaaaaacaaatctcaaaCTTTTCCTCTCTATTTCCGTCCGTTGACATTCTCCCGTATCATTCGTTCATTAATTATTCACTCGTTCACTCAGAGTGAACCCGTAGGAGGATGAGCCTATAATGCTACTAAATTGTAAATGACCGTTTCGACTTTGAGTTACTTGGAAATtcgaatgttttaaataattcagcTTAAATTGTCTGCGTATTCAGGTGTGTGTGGCTTTCTACTGAATATTAAATGAAGTTGAAGTGTTGAAAACGGTATTTGGaatcatttaatttgattgCAGAGAGATTTTGTCGACTTTTTTTTGGTCATACTGAGATTTTGAAAGTTGAggttgaatttttgttttcgcTTAAGGATTTTGCGTATTTTATTATGCCTTCTACACGCTCTGAAGTATTATAACTTTCACTACGAGTAAAAAGGTGAAAGTTAATTTGCAGCTGGTTTATTTGCTTGGACCCTGTTTGCAATCAAACCGATATGccaattttgttgaaattagATGTGAAATAAGCCGACcctgtattaaaatacttactatTTACCCAAAAACT is drawn from Trichoplusia ni isolate ovarian cell line Hi5 chromosome 18, tn1, whole genome shotgun sequence and contains these coding sequences:
- the LOC113502974 gene encoding uncharacterized protein LOC113502974, with the translated sequence MRKLFWLIFLSCLNTGAVLTMSCGIDKSRVKHVYEGLARIETYPWLGFLYYPYTFKKRFTTAVVLVTKQIALASAAEIDAMPKTDFRSRARVVLGYNCSAPGIGIRDYSYHPDFAKDTFSTLAMIQLETDHVRVELRPICRPPSHFNNQQFFAMVLSDSKYAFNRKSHT
- the LOC113503215 gene encoding uncharacterized protein LOC113503215 — protein: MYHTWVKRSIEKIGIPTVSTLADNHIVLRRSMSNVQRFGPCDTDETKRIMYSDYTMVKPRDGRMVYNVSIYSNVEYACVVIRADKLSQIVENSPKIHLRRWCSSRQLTCSNFQFIDIHFYAEVEFDMKLGFSVIAYGREARTISPQKVNRYLNSDIRLPIPDYNETKAIYQHNRAAYPWFRKP